In the Hordeum vulgare subsp. vulgare chromosome 7H, MorexV3_pseudomolecules_assembly, whole genome shotgun sequence genome, one interval contains:
- the LOC123409995 gene encoding probable LRR receptor-like serine/threonine-protein kinase At1g74360 → MVVLHHVLRALCQALILAEVILGQSDREVLRELKSFLQAQNPVNRGAYDAWSETKASPCRLQGVGCDAAGRVTYLDLSSSNIAGPPFGNFSRLSRLTHLDLSANSITGQLHPDLKRCRGLQYLNLSSNLIGGALDVSTLTNLHTLDVSQNRFQGNIRTNFTSICRNLSVITVSSNNLTGRISGLFSGCTKLSDVDLSWNQFTGNAVWKGIERLTRFKASTNNLTGSIPSSMFPKGCKLQYLDISSNKLSGSFPDSIANCSSLRSLSLWNNSFGGSIPPGIGSIAGLEELVLASNHFHHKIPPELINCTSLKFLDISDNNFGGEVQQVLGKLASLNHLVLQENNYSGGIVSSGILQLSNLSLLDLSFNKFSGKLPIEIASMTSITALMLAENNFSGKIPQSYGQLLRLQALDLSYNSLSGEIPREIGNLTSLLLLMLAGNQLSGEIPREIGNCTSLLWLNLVRNRISGKIPPEMASMGRNPSPTFVKNRSNPSLIRSATSKCLPVYRWLPASYPEFDYVELMMMSQKNCLTMWNRILMGYEILPVTSPLRTALGYVQLSGNLLNGEIPSTISAMKNISLLLLDGNRLSGHLPSEIGWMQLVALNLSDNSFSGQIPFEIGHLSSLESFDLSWNNFSGALPSSLDKLSKLSKFNVSYNPLLSGEVPKTGQLSTFNDQSFLGNPLLSLNSPVAPSPRSINNQPPSYGTEEHPTNEEIAVSVISFLVCFSATFVIRELQWFVYLYHIALRKISNCRISLK, encoded by the exons ATGGTTGTTCTTCATCATGTTCTGCGCGCGCTTTGCCAAGCACTTATCCTCG CTGAGGTGATCCTTGGGCAAAGTGACAGGGAGGTGCTCCGCGAACTGAAGAGCTTCCTCCAGGCGCAGAACCCGGTGAACCGTGGTGCCTACGACGCCTGGTCGGAGACCAAGGCCTCGCCGTGCCGTCTGCAAGGTGTTGGGTGTGATGCCGCCGGGCGAGTCACTTATCTCGACCTCTCGAGCTCCAACATTGCCGGACCTCCCTTCGGTAACTTCTCTCGCCTCAGCCGGCTCACACACCTTGATCTCTCGGCAAACAGCATCACTGGCCAGCTCCATCCTGATCTCAAGCGCTGCCGGGGCCTCCAGTACCTCAACTTATCAAGCAACCTGATCGGCGGCGCCCTCGATGTGTCCACACTGACCAACCTGCACACACTAGATGTATCTCAAAATCGGTTCCAGGGCAACATTAGGACAAACTTCACGTCCATCTGCCGAAACCTCAGTGTCATCACTGTCTCCAGCAACAACCTCACAGGCAGGATAAGTGGGTTGTTCAGTGGGTGCACCAAGCTCAGTGATGTTGATCTTAGCTGGAACCAATTCACCGGAAATGCCGTATGGAAAGGGATCGAAAGGCTTACACGGTTCAAAGCTTCGACGAACAACCTCACAGGGAGCATCCCTTCCAGCATGTTTCCCAAGGGGTGCAAGCTTCAGTATCTAGACATCTCCAGCAACAAACTGTCTGGCAGTTTCCCAGATTCAATTGCCAATTGCTCAAGTTTAAGATCCCTGTCTCTATGGAACAATAGCTTTGGTGGATCTATACCACCAGGAATTGGCTCGATCGCGGGGCTCGAGGAGCTGGTTCTTGCGAGCAACCACTTCCATCACAAGATACCACCCGAGCTGATAAACTGCACCAGCCTGAAATTTCTGGACATCAGTGACAATAATTTTGGAGGAGAGGTGCAACAAGTCCTTGGAAAATTAGCCAGCCTAAACCATCTTGTACTCCAAGAGAATAATTACAGTGGAGGCATTGTCTCCTCTGGCATTCTACAGTTGTCAAACCTGAGCTTGCTTGATCTCAGCTTTAACAAATTCTCCGGCAAACTGCCTATTGAAATTGCTAGCATGACAAGTATCACAGCCCTCATGCTTGCAGAGAATAACTTCTCTGGAAAAATCCCACAATCATATGGTCAGCTTCTGAGGCTCCAAGCATTGGACTTGTCATACAACAGCCTCTCAGGTGAGATCCCACGGGAGATTGGTAACCTGACATCGCTTCTCTTGTTGATGCTGGCTGGGAACCAACTTTCAGGAGAGATCCCAAGGGAGATAGGAAACTGTACTAGCCTGCTCTGGCTCAACCTTGTTAGAAACCGGATATCCGGCAAAATACCACCAGAGATGGCAAGTATGGGGAGGAACCCCAGTCCAACGTTTGTCAAGAACAGAAGCAATCCTTCACTGATAAGGTCCGCCACAAGTAAATGCCTTCCTGTGTACCGGTGGCTCCCGGCAAGTTATCCAGAGTTCGACTATGTTGAACTAATGATGATGTCCCAGAAGAACTGCCTAACAATGTGGAACAGGATCCTCATGGGGTATGAGATACTTCCAGTAACTTCACCATTACGAACGGCCTTGGGATATGTTCAGCTGTCAGGAAACCTACTAAATGGGGAGATACCCTCCACAATTAGTGCAATGAAGAACATTAGCTTGCTCCTCCTTGATGGCAACCGCCTCTCTGGACACCTACCATCAGAGATTGGTTGGATGCAACTAGTTGCTCTAAATTTGTCCGACAATTCTTTCTCTGGTCAGATTCCATTCGAAATTGGTCATCTGAGTTCCCTTGAGAGCTTCGATTTGTCTTGGAATAATTTCTCCGGTGCACTCCCATCAAGCCTAGACAAGCTGTCTAAACTAAGTAAATTCAACGTTTCATACAACCCACTTCTCTCAGGAGAGGTCCCAAAGACTGGGCAACTCTCCACTTTCAATGACCAGTCTTTCCTTGGTAATCCACTCTTGTCTTTGAACTCACCTGTGGCTCCTAGTCCTCGTTCAATTAACAACCAGCCCCCCTCGTATGGTACAGAAGAGCATCCTACAAATGAAGAGATTGCTGTGTCAGTAATTTCATTCCTCGTTTGCTTCTCTGCCACCTTTGTTATCAGAGAGCTTCAGTGGTTCGTGTATCTGTACCATATTGCATTACGTAAAATCAGCAACTGTAGGATATCTTTGAAGTAG